The sequence TTTGACATTGGTGGCGGCGGTGGCGGCGCATTTTCTGGCGATAACTTAATGGGGCTTATGAAATCGCGGTATATGGTAGAGAAAGCCTTACTTACATCTGTCAATATAAAAGGGAAAAAAGAAACACTTGCAGAGTATTATATTATTTTCAATAAGTTGCGTGATAATTGGAAGAATAAGCCTCAATTAGCCAGAATTCATTTTCTACCCGATGTTAACAGATCCACATTTTCTTTACAGCAAGACAGTTTATTAGGGGAAATTTATCGGGCGATAACAAAAACCGATCTAACAGTAGATAAAACAGATAAAAAGCTAAGTATTGTTAATATAGCAATGGCTTCTGAAAATGAATTATTTGCAAAATACTTTGTCGAAAATATAGCAAAAACAGTTTCGGATTTCTACGTGACCACTAAAACTAAAAAATCTGAACAAAATGTTAGTATTCTTCAGCATCAAACAGATTCGGTGAAGAATGAACTAAATAATGACCTTGGTGGCGTTGCTTCCTCAATCGATGCAACACCTAATATAAATCCGGCCCGTCAGATACTCAGAACCCCATCACAATATAGACAGGTGAAGGTAGTTGCAGACCAGGCAATACTAACAGAGCTTGTAAAAAATCTGGAAGTATCAAAGATAGCTTTAAGAAAAGAAACCCCCCTCATACAAATTATAGATACCCCTATCCTGCCGTTGGAAAAGGAAAAGGTAGGGAGGTTGAAGGGAGCAATATTAGGTGGAGGGATAATGGGCTTTTTGACAGTTTGCTTTTTTTTATTAAAAAGACTAATAATCGACTTATTAAAATAACTAATGAATTTGCAAGGAAAAAAGGTTTTAGTAACAGGAGCTGATGGTTTTATCGGGAGTCATTTGGTTGAATTATTACTACAGGAAGGAGCAATAATTCGGGCATTTGTTTATTACAACTCCTTTAATAGCTGGGGATGGTTGGAGACGTTGCCTAAGGAGAAATTACAACAAATAGAGATTTTTGCCGGCGATATTAGAGATCCTAATGGAGTGAGAACAGCAATGAAGGATATAAATGTAGTATTTCATTTAGCGGCATTGATAGCTATACCATTCAGCTACCATTCACCAGATTCGTATATTGATACCAATGTAAAAGGTACCTTAAATATTGTTCAAGCAGCAAAAGATATGCACGTTGAACGTATATTGGTTACCTCAACTTCCGAGGTTTATGGTACTGCAAAATATATTCCGATAGATGAAATCCATGAGCGCCAGCCCCAATCACCTTATTCTGCATCAAAGATTGGCGCCGATGCTATTGCTGATTCTTTTTACCGCAGCTTTGATCTGCCCTTAACCATTGTACGGCCATTTAATACATACGGGCCAAGGCAATCCGCACGTGCCGTTATCCCAACCATTATTTCTCAGCTGTTAAATGGAATGAGAGAAATAAAATTAGGTGACACATCACCTACACGGGATCTGTTATATGTAAAAGACACAGTGAAGGGGTTTGTGGAAATAGCAAAGTCAGATAAACTGAATGGACAGGACTGTAATATTGCTACGCAATCTGAAATTTCGGTTGGAAACCTTGCCCAGGAACTGATCAATCAGATTAACCCAGACGCTAGAATAGTGTCAGATGAACAGAGATTGAGACCAAGCAAATCAGAAGTGTTCAGGCTGTATGGCTCTAATGAAAAAATTATTAAAAATACAAATTGGAAACAATCATATAGCCTGCAACAAGGCTTGGCTGAAACTATAGAATGGTTTAAAAAACCTGAAAATTTAACGCAATACAAAGCCGATATCTATAATATTTAAATTATGGATAAAAATTATTTCGAGAACATAATTCTTTGTATTAAAGAACAATTCACACAGCAGAATTTTATACCATTACACGCCCCCGTTTTTATAGGTAACGAAAAAGCGTATGTAATGGATACACTTGAATCTACCTTTGTGTCGTCAGTTGGCGCATATGTTGATCGCTTTGAAAAAATGATGTGTGATATTACTGGCGCTAAATATGCCGTGGCTATTGTTAATGGTACCAATGCTTTGCATATGGCTGCTTTGCTTGCAGGGGTAAAGCCTGGAGATGAAGTTATATCTCAAAGCTTAACTTTTATAGCCACGTGCAATGCGATAAGTTATATTGGTGCTCAGCCAGTATTTGTTGATATTGATAGATCTACATTAGGGATGTCTCCTGAATCACTAGCTGATTTTTTAACTAAAAATGCAATTATTGGCGAGGATGGGTATTCTTATAACAAGTTAAGCGGCAAACGTATAAAAGCCTGTGTACCAATGCATACATTTGGGTTTCCCTGCCGGATAGATGAAATAGCAGTAATATGCGACAAATGGAATATTACGTTGATAGAAGACGCAGCAGAATCCATCGGCAGTTATTATAAACGCAAGCACACCGGTATTTATGGCAATATTGGCGTATTTAGTTTTAATGGCAATAAAACGATTACGTGCGGCGGCGGCGGTGCATTGATCACCAATGATCAACTAATAGCTAAACGAGCAAAGCATTTAACAACGCAAGCCAAGGTGGCTCACCCCTGGGCTTTTATACACGATGAAGTAGGCTATAATTACAGAATGCCCAATATTAATGCAGCATTGGCATGTGCTCAACTTGAACAGCTTGATAATTTTGTTAAAAATAAACGTGAATTAGCCGCCATTTATAAGGATAAATTTAAAAAAATAGGAGCTAATTTTTTTTCTGAGCCTGCTGATGCCAAATCTAACTATTGGTTAAATGTGCTGATTATGGATAATTTGCGCCAAAGAAACGAGTTTCTTGAATTTGCAAACGCCAATAATGTAATGAGCAGGCCGGCTTGGGAGCTGATGCACAGGTTACCAATGTTTAAAAATGCTGTTTGTGCAGATCTAAATAACAGTGAATGGCTGTCGGATAGGTTGGTGAACATACCAAGTAGTGTAAGATTATAATAAAATAATAAGTATCATGGAATTGGATAAATTCATAAAAAATTTCGCAAATCAGTTTGATGAAACGGATATAGCTGTGTTTGAAGCAGGGACAATTTTTAAAGATCTGGAAGAATGGTCTTCTTTAACTGCATTATCAATTATTGCAATGATAGATAATGAATACGGTGTAAAAATAGCTGGGAGTGATATAAAAAACGCCTCAAAAATTGAAGATTTGTATAATATAATTGCCCAGAGAAAATAATTATTTTTACTATAAATATATTCAATTTAATTTAATGGTGCGATAATTTTCCTATGACGTATAATCCCTTTTCATTAGCTAACAAAAAAATACTTATAACCGGTGCCTCATCCGGCATCGGAAGATCTGTAGCTATTGAATGCTCTAAGCTGGGTGCAGATGTATTTATAAGCGGCCGTAATGCTGAAAGGTTGAATGAGACTTATGCACTTTTAGCAAAAGGAAATAATGGGCAGATAACCGCAGACCTTAATTCACCAGAAGATCTGGCATTTCTTGTCAACAAAATTACTGCTATCGATGGCATTGTACACTGCGCAGGCATCTTTGGACATAAACCTTTTACTTTTTTGCAAAAAACCGATTTTGCAGAGATGTTTGACATTAATTTTTTTGCTCCTGCGCAAATGACAATTGAGCTGCTTAAACAAAAGAAGATCAGTAAAAATGGGTCGATCGTTTTTATAACATCAATTTCCGGTATCCTCACATCTTATTATGGCGGGGCACTTTATTCATCAACCAAGGGTGCGTTAAACGGACTTATAAAAGGAATGGCGTTAGATCTGTCTGCAAAAAAAATAAGGGTTAACAGCGTAATGCCTGCCATGGTTACAACTGATATTATGAGCAATGGTGCTGTAACTGATGAACAGATTAACGCTGATATAAAAAAATATCCGCTAAGCAGGTATGGCAAGCCCGAAGAAGTAGCATATGCTGTTGTATATCTCCTTTCTGATGCTTCGTCGTGGGTTACTGGTTCAAACATCCTGTTAGACGGCGGCAGGACAATAGCATATTAATATGAAGGCATTTATAAATAGTATATCGTATTATCTGCCAGAGAAAATTGTAACAAATGAAGATCTTATTTCGGACTTTCCGGAATGGACTGCAGAGAAAATAGTAAAAAAGATCGGTATTAATAAGCGGCATATAGCCGCTGAAAATGAATTTGCGTCGGACCTGGCATTTCACGCAGCCGAAAAACTATTTAACGAACACAATATTGACCGTTCAATAATAGATTACTTATTGTATTGTACCCAATCGCCAGATTATTTTCTTCCAACCACTGCTTGCTTATTGCAAAACAGGTTGAAATTATCTGTTAACACAGGGGCATTGGATTTTAATTTAGGTTGCTCCGGATTTGTTTATGGGTTATCGTTGGCTAAAGGATTAATCGCGGGACAGGTTGCAAAAAATGTTTTACTTATAACTTCAGAAACTTATAGTAAAAGTATACACCAAAAGGATAAAAGTAACAAAGCCATATTTGGTGATGGGGCAACAGCCACATTAATTTCAACACATGGTTTTGCCGAAATTGGCATGTTTGCGTTAGGTGCCGATGGCTCTGGCGCGGATAACCTGATGATAAAAACAGGCGGGTTCCGTTTTAAAAATCGACTAAATGATTTGTATTTTGATGAAAACGAGAACCCCATTTCATCGGATTATCTTTATATGAACGGAGTAGAAATATTTAATTTTACTTTAAGTGCCGTTCCGGAGCTTGTAAAAAACACTTTGCAAAAAAATAAATTATCACAAGGTGACATAAATATGTTTGTTTTTCATCAGGCAAATAGATTTATGATGGACTTTTTACGTAAAAAAATAAAAATAGAAGAAGAAAGATTTTATTACTATTTAGAGGAAGTAGGAAACACGGTTTCGTCAACCATTCCTATCGCCTTATATCATGCCCAAAAAGATGGCCTATTAAAAGGGAATATAGTTTTAGCCGGCTTTGGTGTAGGCTATTCCTGGGCAGGCACCGTATTAAAATATGCCCCCTTAACCTGATCATATTGAGCGACAGATTTAAGAAAAGAAATTGTTAAATGCATCATGGAAGATATATATATATTAGGCAGCGGAGGCTTTGCAAAGGAAGTTTATGCGTTAGTTAAATCGTTAAATCTTTATAAAGTTGTAGCATTTGTTGACATCGAAGAAAGAGATGACATTCGTTTTAATGAACGTAGCGTGCCGGTAATTTCAGAGGACGGTCTTGCAACAATAAGTAATAAAGCAGATAACAAGGTAAATTTAGCCATTGGTGTTGGCGATCCGCTTTTAATTACCAAGCTGGCACATAAGTTTAACGATTTTGTTTTTCCCAATCTCATCCATCCGTCTGCTATATATGACATTCATGAAGTGGAATTTGGCAGAGGAAATGTTATTACAGCCGGTGTAATATTTACAACTTGCATTAGCGTTAAGGATTTTAATATTTTTAATTTATCCGCCACTATTGGGCACGACTGTCAAATCGGGAGTTACAATGTGATAAACCCATCTGTAAATTTATCTGGTGGATTGCATATTGGCAACAGTAATTTATTTGGCGTTGGTTCTGTGATTTTGCAACATTTAAACGTGGGTAACAATAATACGATAGGGGCATCTGCCTTGGTGACGAAAAATATCGATAATGATTCTATACACATAGGGGTACCGGCTAAAAAATTTTTAAAATAATGGGATCAACAATTATAATCGCCGAAGCTGGGGTTAATCATAATGGCATTATGGAAAATGCTTTCCGTTTGATTGACGAAGCGGCAAATGCCGGTGCAGATTATGTAAAATTTCAAACATTTAAAACAGAGTTGTCGATTACTAAAAATGCTGGCAAAGCAGCCTATCAAATAAAAAACTCAACCATTGAAAATGAATCGCAATTTGAAATGGTAAAGAAACTTGAGTTATCATTTAAACAGCATGATGAGCTTATCAGTTATTGCAAGGCCAAAAATATAAAGTTTTTTTCAACAGCTTTTGATCGTGATTCACTAAATTATCTTGCACAGGCAGGGTTAGATTTGGTTAAGATTCCATCGGGTGAAATTACAAATCTCCCATACCTGCGTCATGCTGCAAAACTGTTTAAAAAAGTAATCCTATCTACTGGTATGGCACAATTAACCGAAATAAGACAGGCTGTTGATGTTTTTCTTCGATCGGGTATTTTGATCAGTGATATTGCGATACTTCATTGTAATACAGAATATCCTACGCCTATGAAAGACGTAAACCTTATGGCGATGCTCAATATTAAAAAAGAGTTTGAAACAGAGGTAGGGTATTCAGACCATACATTGGGCATTGAGGTGCCAATTGCTGCTGTAGCCTTAGGGGCGTCAGTTATTGAGAAACATTTCACATTGGACAAAACAATGGATGGGCCGGACCATCGCGCTTCGCTGGAGCCTGCCGAATTAAAGGCCATGGTTACCGCTATTAGAAACATTGATATCGCGATTTCAGGTTCAGGGATAAAGGAGCCGTCTGAATCTGAAAAAAAGAATATAGAAATAGCCAGAAAAAGCATAGTGGCTTATTGTAATATATCAAAAGGCGAATACTTTTCGGAAAATAATTTAGCTGTAAAACGACCAGGAAATGGCATTTCTCCAATGAAGTGGGACGAAGTTATTGGAAAAATAGCGAAACGGGACTTCTTTGAAGATGAATTAATAGAACTATAACAGATGAAAGTTTGCATAGCCACAGCAACAAGGGCTGAATATGGACTGTTAAAACCTTTAATAGATAAGATATTAATTGAACCTGGGTGGACGCTTCAAACATTAGTAACAGGTGCTCATTTATCGCCTGAGTTTGGCTTAACTTATCAGCAAATTGAAAGAGATGGCTTAAAAATAGATGCCAAAGTAGAAATGCTGCTTTCATCTGACACAGCCGGGGGGATCGTGAAATCAATGGGCTTGGGTATGATCGGATATGCCGATGCCTTTAAAAACCTAGCGACAGACCTGCTTATCATACTGGGCGACCGATACGAAATGCTTGCAATTGCATCAGCGGCTTTAATATACAAGATACCTATTGCGCATATAAATGGCGGAGAGGTTACTGAAGGTGCTTATGATGACGCTATAAGGCATGCCATTACTAAAATGAGCCATTATCATTTTACTTCAACAGATGAATACCGTAAAAGGGTTATTCAATTGGGTGAACACGCTGAACATGTTTTTAATGTAGGTGCTTTAAGTATAGATAATATTAAAAACATAATTCCGCTTAGTAGGGAGCAATTGGAAAGAGACTTGGGTATCAAATTTTTGAAGTATAATTATCAAGTAACGTTTCACCCAACCACGTTAGGAGATATATCTTCAGAAAAACAATTTAAGGAACTGTTAAGTGCGATAAATACGCAGGATGAGAGTTTTTTTATTTTCACCAAGGCTAATGCTGATACCGATGGAAGGATTATCAATCAAATGATAGATGAATATATCAGTATGAACCCTGATAAAGCTGCATCTTTTACATCGCTGGGAACAATTCGGTTTTTATCTGTATTGAAAGTTTGTGATGCAATAGTTGGAAACAGTTCAAGCGGGATTGTAGAAGCTCCATCTCTTGGGATAGCAACCATCAACATTGGGAGCAGACAACATGGAAGAATACAGGCACAAAGTATTATTAATTGTAGCGTAAATACAACTGAAATAGTAAATGCATTTGAACAGATTAAAGATTCTGAATTCAAATTAAAAACAAATTTAGTGATTTCACCTTATGGTAATGGAAATGCCGCACAGGAAATAGTTAATGCCATAAGATCGATACATGTAAAAAAATATTCTCCCAAAGTATTTAACAATATTGCCTTTTAAAAACAGGCATTACTTTAATGTACATTTTAAATGAAATATGATTATAAGAAGCATTTAATTTTATCTGACAGTTCTATAAAAATAGCTTTGGCAACATTTAATGAACTGGGACCTGATGCTATCCTGTTTGTTATAAACAGAAGCGGGCAGCTTGTTGGGTCGCTGACAGATGGAGATGTTAGAAGGGGCTTGTTAAAAGGCCTGACTTTGGAAAATAATGTTGACGAATTTGTTCAACCGAATCCCAAATATATACAGCGCGGAAACTATACAATTCAACAAATAATTGGATATAGAGATAGTGGTTATAAAATTTTGCCCGTTATAGACTATAATGGAGTTGTTGTAAATATTATTAATTTTCGATTTCTGAGATCTTATTTGCCGATTGATGCCATTATCATGGCCGGCGGGCGGGGTGAAAGATTAAGACCACTTACAGATACGGAACCCAAGCCGATGCTAAAAGTGGGAGACAAGCCTATTATTGAGCATAATTTAGATCGTCTGGCAGATTTTGGAATAGATGATTTTTGGATATCTGTTAAATACCTGGGTGAAAAGATAAAAGATTTTTTTAAAAATGGCGAGGGTAAAGGTGTAAAGATTAACTATTTGGAAGAAAATTTGCCGCTAGGTACAATTGGATGTGTATCTACAATAGCGACATTTGAGCATGATCATATTTTAGTGACAAACTCTGACGTGTTGACAAACTTAGATTATGAACAATTTTTTTTGGAGTTTATTAAATCGGATGCAGATTTTTCAGTTGCTACTATACCTTATAACGTAAACATCCCATACGCTATTTTAGAAACCCAGGAGAACCTTATCCGGAGTTTTAAAGAGAAACCCACCTATACATATTTTGCAAATGCAGGGATATACCTGATGAAAAAAGAAATGTGTGAAC comes from Mucilaginibacter mali and encodes:
- a CDS encoding acetyltransferase; protein product: MEDIYILGSGGFAKEVYALVKSLNLYKVVAFVDIEERDDIRFNERSVPVISEDGLATISNKADNKVNLAIGVGDPLLITKLAHKFNDFVFPNLIHPSAIYDIHEVEFGRGNVITAGVIFTTCISVKDFNIFNLSATIGHDCQIGSYNVINPSVNLSGGLHIGNSNLFGVGSVILQHLNVGNNNTIGASALVTKNIDNDSIHIGVPAKKFLK
- a CDS encoding SDR family NAD(P)-dependent oxidoreductase, with protein sequence MTYNPFSLANKKILITGASSGIGRSVAIECSKLGADVFISGRNAERLNETYALLAKGNNGQITADLNSPEDLAFLVNKITAIDGIVHCAGIFGHKPFTFLQKTDFAEMFDINFFAPAQMTIELLKQKKISKNGSIVFITSISGILTSYYGGALYSSTKGALNGLIKGMALDLSAKKIRVNSVMPAMVTTDIMSNGAVTDEQINADIKKYPLSRYGKPEEVAYAVVYLLSDASSWVTGSNILLDGGRTIAY
- a CDS encoding nucleotidyltransferase family protein, with amino-acid sequence MKYDYKKHLILSDSSIKIALATFNELGPDAILFVINRSGQLVGSLTDGDVRRGLLKGLTLENNVDEFVQPNPKYIQRGNYTIQQIIGYRDSGYKILPVIDYNGVVVNIINFRFLRSYLPIDAIIMAGGRGERLRPLTDTEPKPMLKVGDKPIIEHNLDRLADFGIDDFWISVKYLGEKIKDFFKNGEGKGVKINYLEENLPLGTIGCVSTIATFEHDHILVTNSDVLTNLDYEQFFLEFIKSDADFSVATIPYNVNIPYAILETQENLIRSFKEKPTYTYFANAGIYLMKKEMCERIPRETFYNATDLMDDLIKNGFKVTSYPLRGYWLDIGKHDDYIKAQQDIKYIKF
- a CDS encoding NAD-dependent 4,6-dehydratase LegB, with protein sequence MNLQGKKVLVTGADGFIGSHLVELLLQEGAIIRAFVYYNSFNSWGWLETLPKEKLQQIEIFAGDIRDPNGVRTAMKDINVVFHLAALIAIPFSYHSPDSYIDTNVKGTLNIVQAAKDMHVERILVTSTSEVYGTAKYIPIDEIHERQPQSPYSASKIGADAIADSFYRSFDLPLTIVRPFNTYGPRQSARAVIPTIISQLLNGMREIKLGDTSPTRDLLYVKDTVKGFVEIAKSDKLNGQDCNIATQSEISVGNLAQELINQINPDARIVSDEQRLRPSKSEVFRLYGSNEKIIKNTNWKQSYSLQQGLAETIEWFKKPENLTQYKADIYNI
- the neuB gene encoding N-acetylneuraminate synthase; this translates as MGSTIIIAEAGVNHNGIMENAFRLIDEAANAGADYVKFQTFKTELSITKNAGKAAYQIKNSTIENESQFEMVKKLELSFKQHDELISYCKAKNIKFFSTAFDRDSLNYLAQAGLDLVKIPSGEITNLPYLRHAAKLFKKVILSTGMAQLTEIRQAVDVFLRSGILISDIAILHCNTEYPTPMKDVNLMAMLNIKKEFETEVGYSDHTLGIEVPIAAVALGASVIEKHFTLDKTMDGPDHRASLEPAELKAMVTAIRNIDIAISGSGIKEPSESEKKNIEIARKSIVAYCNISKGEYFSENNLAVKRPGNGISPMKWDEVIGKIAKRDFFEDELIEL
- a CDS encoding LegC family aminotransferase gives rise to the protein MDKNYFENIILCIKEQFTQQNFIPLHAPVFIGNEKAYVMDTLESTFVSSVGAYVDRFEKMMCDITGAKYAVAIVNGTNALHMAALLAGVKPGDEVISQSLTFIATCNAISYIGAQPVFVDIDRSTLGMSPESLADFLTKNAIIGEDGYSYNKLSGKRIKACVPMHTFGFPCRIDEIAVICDKWNITLIEDAAESIGSYYKRKHTGIYGNIGVFSFNGNKTITCGGGGALITNDQLIAKRAKHLTTQAKVAHPWAFIHDEVGYNYRMPNINAALACAQLEQLDNFVKNKRELAAIYKDKFKKIGANFFSEPADAKSNYWLNVLIMDNLRQRNEFLEFANANNVMSRPAWELMHRLPMFKNAVCADLNNSEWLSDRLVNIPSSVRL
- a CDS encoding 3-oxoacyl-ACP synthase III family protein, encoding MKAFINSISYYLPEKIVTNEDLISDFPEWTAEKIVKKIGINKRHIAAENEFASDLAFHAAEKLFNEHNIDRSIIDYLLYCTQSPDYFLPTTACLLQNRLKLSVNTGALDFNLGCSGFVYGLSLAKGLIAGQVAKNVLLITSETYSKSIHQKDKSNKAIFGDGATATLISTHGFAEIGMFALGADGSGADNLMIKTGGFRFKNRLNDLYFDENENPISSDYLYMNGVEIFNFTLSAVPELVKNTLQKNKLSQGDINMFVFHQANRFMMDFLRKKIKIEEERFYYYLEEVGNTVSSTIPIALYHAQKDGLLKGNIVLAGFGVGYSWAGTVLKYAPLT
- the neuC gene encoding UDP-N-acetylglucosamine 2-epimerase, which translates into the protein MKVCIATATRAEYGLLKPLIDKILIEPGWTLQTLVTGAHLSPEFGLTYQQIERDGLKIDAKVEMLLSSDTAGGIVKSMGLGMIGYADAFKNLATDLLIILGDRYEMLAIASAALIYKIPIAHINGGEVTEGAYDDAIRHAITKMSHYHFTSTDEYRKRVIQLGEHAEHVFNVGALSIDNIKNIIPLSREQLERDLGIKFLKYNYQVTFHPTTLGDISSEKQFKELLSAINTQDESFFIFTKANADTDGRIINQMIDEYISMNPDKAASFTSLGTIRFLSVLKVCDAIVGNSSSGIVEAPSLGIATINIGSRQHGRIQAQSIINCSVNTTEIVNAFEQIKDSEFKLKTNLVISPYGNGNAAQEIVNAIRSIHVKKYSPKVFNNIAF
- a CDS encoding acyl carrier protein — translated: MELDKFIKNFANQFDETDIAVFEAGTIFKDLEEWSSLTALSIIAMIDNEYGVKIAGSDIKNASKIEDLYNIIAQRK
- a CDS encoding Wzz/FepE/Etk N-terminal domain-containing protein, translating into MENTGDDKEISLKDVVIKLKEWVEFLFSKWPTIVIMCVIGAILGITYAYIKKPIYKAQLSFALEDDKGSSGLSAAAGLASQFGFDIGGGGGGAFSGDNLMGLMKSRYMVEKALLTSVNIKGKKETLAEYYIIFNKLRDNWKNKPQLARIHFLPDVNRSTFSLQQDSLLGEIYRAITKTDLTVDKTDKKLSIVNIAMASENELFAKYFVENIAKTVSDFYVTTKTKKSEQNVSILQHQTDSVKNELNNDLGGVASSIDATPNINPARQILRTPSQYRQVKVVADQAILTELVKNLEVSKIALRKETPLIQIIDTPILPLEKEKVGRLKGAILGGGIMGFLTVCFFLLKRLIIDLLK